The region CGCGAGGCCATCAATCAGATCGTTCGCGCCTTGCAACTGGCTGATGGTCGCGGCTTCGATGCGCTGATCCTGGCCCGTGGCGGTGGTTCGCTGGAGGACCTCTGGTGCTTCAACGAAGAAGCGGTAGCGCGCGCCATCGCCGCCTGTGTGACGCCCATCGTCAGCGCCGTCGGTCATGAGACCGATGTTTCGATCAGCGACTTTGTCGCCGATGTTCGCGCCCCAACACCATCGGCCGCCGCCGAACTGCTGGCGCCCGACAGCAGCGACCTGCAGCGACGCATCGACAGCCTAAAGCGGCGTCTGCTACTGCGCATTCAAAGCCGACTGATGCACGACCGCCTGCGCCTGGACAGCCTGACACGTCGCCTGCGCCACCCAGGCGAACGCCTGCGTCAACAAGCCCAGCGCCTGGATGACCTGGACATGCGTTTGCGCCGGGCATTCGAACAACGCCTCAACCAGCGCCGCGAACGCCTCGCCCGTCTCGACACGCGCCTGGCGGCGCAGCATCCTGGACGTACCCTGGCGTTGCTCAAGCAGCGCCTTGACAGCCTCGCCGAACGCTTGCCACGCGCCATGCGCGACACCCTGAAGGATCGTCGTCAACGCCTCCAGGCCCACGCGCAAACCCTGCAGATCGTCAGCCCCCTGGCGACCCTGGGTCGCGGCTACAGCATTCTTCTCGATGAGCGCGGCCAGGCTATCCGCAGTGCCGCGCAGACCCACAACGGCCAGCGCCTGACTGCCCGCCTGGGTGAAGGTGAGTTGCAAGTACGGGTTGAAGACAATCACCTGACCCCGGTCACGCTATCTCTACTGGATTGAGCCATGTCCCGTCTGATTACGCCGCTGTTAATGCTGTGCCTGATGTTCGCCAGCAGTGCCCATGCCAGCTACATCACCCGTCAATTGAACAAACCCGTACCCGGAGGCGTTGCCGTCATCAACCTTGGCCCAGCCGCCCAGGCGCCAAGCGCTCGCTTTGACGGCAAACCCGTACTGGTGGTCAAGGAGCAGAACAACTGGCTGGCCATCGTCGGCTTGCCACTGACCCAGAAGCCCGGCCCGGCGCAGCTCAGACAAGGCTCACGAACACTGAGCTTTACCGTAGGCAGCAAAAAATACCCCGAGCAACGCATTACCTTGAAGAACAAGCGCCAGGTCAATCCAGACCCTGCCGACCTCAAGCGCATCGATGCCGAGCTTGCCGAACAGCTCAAGGCCTATCGTAGCTTCAGTCCCAACCTGCCGAGCAACCTGATCCTCGACAAGCCCGTCATTGGCCCTTTGTCGAGCAAGTTCGGCGTACGTCGCTTCTTCAACGGTGAAGAACGCAACCCCCATGCCGGCCTCGACTTTGCCGTACCTGCCGGCACTCCAATCAAAACCCCGGCCAACGGCAAAGTGATTCTGATCGGCAATTACTTCTTCAATGGCAACACGGTGTTCGTCGACCACGGACAGGGCTTTATCAGCATGTTCTGCCACATGTCCAAGATCGATGTAAAACCCGGCCAGATGCTCAGTCGCGGCGCCGTGGTCGGCAAGGTCGGCTCGACCGGGCGCGCCACTGGCCCGCACATGCACTGGAACGTCAGCCTCAATGATGCACGGGTGGATCCAGCCATCTTCATCGGTGCATTCCAGCCCTGACGCCGGCTTGCGTCATTCAAAAAGACCGCGCAATAATCGCGGTCTTTCCATTCACAAACAGCTATAAAATCTCGACAAGAAGCTATTTTTAAGCATTCCTCTCAATTTTTTCTGAAGGCTTGCCATCCTCAATCCCACTGGTTAGGGTTGAAGCCATGAAGAACTTTCAGACCCTCATCCTGCTTCGTCAACATCGCAGCCTCTGCCTGGTCAGTGCACGACTACCAAGCTGAAACGCGTTGCCTCGCCTTTTCATCTCGTTTTCGTTCGGCAGGCCACCTTTCCAGGCCGCACACTCAAGGATTGCTTTCATGACCATGCTCAAAGACCCTTCGAAAAAATACAGTGCCTTCCCTACCGTCAACTTGCCTGACCGTACCTGGCCGTCGAAGACCATCACCCAGGCGCCGATCTGGTGCAGCTCTGACCTGCGTGATGGTAACCAGTCGCTGATCGAGCCGATGGATGCGGTGAAGAAGCTGCGCTTCTGGAAAACCCTGGTCAGCGTTGGCGTGAAAGAAATCGAAGCGTCGTTCCCGTCGGCATCGCAAACCGACTTCGACTTCGTTCGCACCCTGATCGAAGATGGCCACATCCCAGATGACACCACCATTCAGGTGCTGACCCAGGCCCGTGAAGATCTTATCGCCCGGACGTTCGAGTCCCTGCGCGGGGCGAAGAAAGCCATCGTTCACCTGTACAACGCTACCAGCCCATCGTTCCGCCGTATCGTCTTCAATCAGGACAAGCAAGGTGTGAAAGACATCGCGGTGAACGCGGCCAAGCTGTTCGTCAAATATGCTGCACAGCAGCCGGAAACCCAGTGGACCTTCCAGTATTCCCCAGAGACCTTCAGCGCTACCGAACTGGAGTTCGCCAAGGAAGTCTGTGACGCAGTGATCGAGGTGTGGAACCCGACACCAGAGCACAAGATCATCCTCAACCTGCCAGCGACCGTCGAAGTCTCGACGCCGAACATCTACGCCGACCAGATCGAATGGTTTGGTCGGAATGTCAGCCGCCGTGACAGCGTGCTTATCAGCCTGCACACCCACAACGACCGCGGTACGGGCGTCGCAGCTACCGAGCTTGGCCTGATGGCTGGCGCCGACCGTGTCGAAGGCTGCCTGTTCGGCAACGGCGAGCGCACCGGCAACGTCGACCTGGTTACCCTGGGCTTAAACCTTTACACCCAAGGTGTCGACCCCGAGCTGGATTTCTCCGACATCGACGGCGTACGCAAAGTGGTCGAAGAGTGCAACCAACTCCCTGTTCACCCGCGTCACCCGTACGTTGGCGATCTGGTTCACACCGCATTCTCCGGCTCGCATCAGGACGCCATCCGCAAAGGCTTCTCGCAGCAGAAGGACGATGCCAAGTGGGAGGTGCCTTACTTGCCGATCGACCCTGCAGACATTGGCCGCAGCTATGAAGCCGTCATTCGCGTCAACAGCCAGTCGGGCAAAGGTGGCATCACGTACCTGCTCGAGCAGGAGTACGGCATCAGCTTGCCGCGCCGCATGCAGATCGAGTTCAGCCAGGTAGTCCAGGGTGAAACCGACCGCTTGGGCCTGGAAATGACTGCCCAACAGATCTACAGCTTGCTGCACCGCGAATACTTGCAAGCCAACTCACCCTACGCGCTGGTCAGCCACCGCCTGCAGGAAGAGAACGGCAACAGCAATGTCGAGGTGGAAGTGTCCGGTGAAGGCGAGACCACCTTGCACTGGCGCGGCAAAGGCAATGGTGCTCTCGAAGCCCTGGTCGCCGGCCTGCCGGTTGCCGTAGAAATCATGGACTACAACGAGCACGCCATCGGCGCCGGCACCAATGCCAAGGCCGCTGCCTACATCGAGCTGCGTGTCGCCGGTGGTCGCCCAGTACACGGCGTGGGTATCGACGAGAACATCACCACTGCCAGCTTCAAAGCACTGTTCAGCGCGCTGAACCGTTCATTGAGCCAGCAGGAAGCCAAAGCCGCATAAGCGGACGCTGTAAAACCGCAAAGGCCCGTATTCCAGAATACGGGCCTTTTTTATTATTCAATGCTTACTCGCAAACTTTAAGTTTTATTAAAATTGACTCTCGTCAATTTCATATATCAAACCTTATGCTAACGGAATGATTAATTAATCCCTCAACTTAGTTAACGCTATCCCCACTTATATCCACTCCAGTAGAATAGTGGCTGCGTGCCACCAAACAATAAAAGGAACCGGCCAAACGCTTACTACAGAATGCATATGAGGTTTGAATCAACATGCTCAAGAACGCTCCGCTTCGTCTAAAACTATTATTGCTGCTGGTATTACCAGTGCTCGGGTTTTTGAGCCTTGCAGGCGTATTCATCGTCGACAACTACCGAACGCTCAAGGACATGGATACCACTGTCGAAGCCACCCGAACGGCAACACTTCTGAGCCAGTTGATTACCACCTTGCAACGCGAACGCGGCACCAGCGGAGTGTTTCTTGGCAGCCGCGGGACCGCCATGGCCGACCACCTGATGTCCATGCGCAGCGAATCCACTGCGGCCGTCGAAGCAGTGAGCAGGCAGTCCAGCAAGCAAGACGCCGGGCTTGAGAAAGTAATTGCAGCCCTGCAGCGCTTGCCTGAAATCCGTAGCCAAGTGGACAAACTGAGCATCGACAGCACCGAGTCAGGAACACGCTACACGCAAATTATCGATCAGTTGATCGGCTACACCCATTCACTAGAAAGCGGTGTAACTAATACCCGTGTGATTCATGCCTTGAGCGCCCTTAACCAGTTCATTGAAATGAAAGAGCGGGCCGGCCGTGAGCGAGTAACATTTGGCCTGGTCTTCCATCAAGATCGTTTCGATGAAACTTTGCTATCACGCTTCGCCCGCAACTTGGGAGAATTCAGCGCATATGCCGACGGGTTTCGACGCAAGGCCCCTCCTGCAGCACTGCGCCAATTCGACGAAAAAATGCAATCAGCCGCCGCCGTCGAAGTTGCCCGTTTGCAACGCCTGGCATTTGAAGTACCACTAGGCCAGCGACTCGGCGTCAATCCGCAAGTCTGGTTTGAAACAGCCACCCAGCGCATTGATCAGATGAGCGAGGTCGAGCATTCACTGACCCAGACGGTCGGCACTCTGGCCGAGCAAGCACGCAGCGAGGCAAGCAGGGCTATGTGGCTGACCATTGGTAGCGCCCTTGTCGCACTGCTGGCAGTAGCACTGCTGGCCTGGGCGATAATTCGCAGCATCGATGTAGCTGTACGCGATATCAATCAAGCATTGAACAAGCTGGCCGAACGCGACCTGACCTCCAGGACCACTTACCAGAGTGACGATGAATTCGGCCAGATTGCCAACAACCTCAATCGCATGAGCAAAGAGATCACCAACATTGTCGAGGAAATCAGCAATGCCACCACGCAGGTAGCGACTGCCGCCGAAGAGTCCTCGGCGGTCACGCTGCAAACCAGCCGCAGCGTCGAACAACAACGCCAAAGCACCGAATTGGTTGCCACGGCCATCAACGAAATGAGCGCAACCGTACGCGAAGTGGCTCACAGCACTAGCGACGCGGCGAGCATGTCTCAGCAAGTCAATGCCAACGCGGCTCAGGGCCGAATCGAGATCGAGAGCACCATCGAGCTGATCCGTCAGCTGTCGGACCAAGCCGAGCAGACTGCCAGCACCATTGATGACCTCAAGCGCGAAAGCGATGCCATCTCTTCAGTGCTGGATGTCATCCGCGGGATTGCCGACCAGACCAACTTGCTGGCCTTGAACGCAGCGATAGAGGCGGCTCGCGCCGGAGATCACGGTCGCGGCTTCGCTGTAGTCGCCTCGGAAGTGCGGACTTTGGCACAGCGAACCCAGGAATCAACCGGCAACATTCAGCAGATGATCAGCAATCTGCAAGCCGGCTCGGAGCGCGCCAGCACCTCGATGCTTGAAACCTTGAGCAAGGCTCAGTCAGGCGCCAACAATATCGAACGCGCCGGTGAACTGCTCTGCGAAATTGCCGACGGGGTTGCCAGTATTAATGACCGCAATATTCAAATCGCCTCTGCCGCAGAAGAGCAGAGTGCAGTATCGGAAGACATCAACCGCAATGTGAACGAGATCAACGACCTGGTGATACAGGTGAGTGCGGGCGCGCAGCAGACGGCTGTGACCAGCCAGGAGTTGGCGCGACTGGCGGAACAGCAACAAGACCTGGTCAACCGCTTCAAAGTTGCCTAAGGCCTGTAGGTACGCCAGGCAAAAAAAAGGTTGTTCACGGAATTCCGGGAACTACGCACCGGGGCCTGCTAGCGAGTGAGCACCGGAATGTGGCTCGAATGGCGATGGACATATCCGTTTGTTGGGGTGGCACTACTGGCCGGCTTCGCTTTTACGGCGACCCACTTTCGTCGGGGTGTATGGACCGGACACATGGTGGACACGTGTACGGAGACATCGTTGACACATTATCGCCTGCCATCCGGGTTGTCCCTTCGGTAGGTTGAGTGTAGGTATTGCGTAGTCGGGTGCAGCCTAGACAAAAGGGATGCGCCGTAAGAGCGCAAAGGTGATCCGAAACCGCCTAAGCCAATGGATCAGCACTGGCTGAATGGGGCACCACCTACGCACCGGAATGTGGCTCAGGTGTCGATGGGCATATCCTTTTGATGTGGTGGCACCACTGGCTGGTTTCGCCTTTACGGCGACCCGCTTTTGTCGGGGCAAAAGTGGGCAAAACCCTTGTCCCTGCATTCGGCCCTGCGCTGCGCTCCGGGCTCCCTCATTCCACCCTTGCTCCCGTGGGGACCGCGCCGAAGGGCCGTCCTGGCCCTGCGGCGCTCGCCGGCCATCCATGGCCGTCGCCCCACTACGCAAGGGTTCCATTCGGCCTACTGAAGGGACGATTTGTGGCGTCTGCACGATTTGTGCAGGTAGAAGCACAGCAGCGGCAACGGCAACAGCGAGGTGCTGGTGTGCAGCTTTTGCTTTTGATCTGGCTCTTCGTACATCGCCAGCCCAGACACCCTGGATCGCCCCTTCAGTAGGCTGAGTGTAGGTATTGCGTAGTCGGGTGCAGGCTATGGATGGCCTGCGAGCACCGTAGGGCCAGGACGGCCCTTCGGTGCGGTCCCGACGGGAGCAATGCCGGAGCGAAGGGACCCGGAGCGCAGCGTAGGGCCGAATGCAGGGACACACGGTTTTGGTTCCTTTTGCCAAGACAAAAGGGACCCGCCGTAAGGGCGGAAGGGGCCAACAGCGCCGCCGCATCGAATGGATAAGCTCACAGCCTCAAATCCCAGCCCAGCCCAGCCCAGCCCAAAGATCATGCCCCCGGGATTTCGTGAAGAACCAAAAAAAGGGGGGCGCCGACCAAGCGCCCCCATAAGCCGTGCAGCACACAACGATTCAGTTCAATCCAGCAGCGCCAGTGCCTCGGCACTACAAGCCTGGACGCGCGCCCAGTCGCGGTTCTTGATCCAACCACTGTCGAGCATCCAGGTGCCACCCACGCACATCACATTGGGTAACGTAATATAGCTTTTGACATTTTCCGGGTTGACCCCGCCGGTTGGGCAGAAACGTACATCACCAAACGGACCGGCAAACGCCTTGATTGCCGCTACACCGCCACTGATCTCTGCGGGAAACAGCTTGAAGCGGCGGTAGCCCAGGGTGTAACCCATCATGATTTCCGAGGGGGTGCTGATACCTGGCAACAACGGAATGTCACTTTCCACGCCCGCCTGGAGAATGTCCTGGGTAATGCCCGGGGTCACCACAAACTGAGCACCAGCAGCCTGGACCGCAGCAAACATGTTGCGGTCGAGCACTGTGCCGGCACCCACGCACAGCTCAGGGCGCTGTTCGCTCAGTACCTTGATGGCCTTCAAGCCATGCTCCGAACGCAGGGTCACTTCCAGGGTCTTGATGCCACCGGCAGCCAAGGCATCGGCCAATGGCAGGATGTCTTCTTCGCGGGCAATGGTGATTACCGGCAGAATGCGCGCCTGGGTGCATATCTGATCGATCCGGGCAATCTTGTCGGTCATCGAAATTCCCGGCTGTTTCAGTTCATGCGTGGTCATAACGGCGGATCCTTGGTTCATGGGCACCAGTAAATATCCAGAGGGTCTTGAAGAAAAGCACGAATCGGCATTTCGGCGATGTCTGTGCCCTGCAAGGCGGCGCGCAGGGTAGCGAGTTTGCCCGACCCTTGCACGGACAAGGCGGTAAATTCGGCACTGGCCAGCAGCGCACGGGTCATGCTCAGGCGTTGATGAGGAACACTTGGCGCCAGCATCGGCAGGCAACGGCGGCTGCTTTGCGGGTCAAGGCCCTCGGCCAGATTCGGACTGTTGGGGAACAGTGAAGCGGTATGCCCGTCATCACCCATCCCCAGTACCAGCACATCGATCCCGGGCAGCTCGGCCAGGGCCTTGTCAGCGTCCAACGCTGCGGCCTCAAGGTTGGCAGCGGCGCGGTATAAGTTGAGGAAGCGCGCCTTGGCAGCCTTGCCGGTCAATAAGTGACGTTTAAGCAGACCCGCATTGCTGTCGGCATGCTCGACCGGCACCCAGCGCTCGTCGGCCAAAGTCACCAGCACTTTCGACCAGTCCAGCGGCTGCTGAATTAGCGCCGAAAAAAATGCCACCGGGCTACGCCCACCGGACACCACCAACGTAGCCTGGCCGTTAGCCGCTATCGCGGTATTCAAGCGCCCTGCTACATCCTTGGCCAGCCCTTCGGCCAACTGTGCAGCGCTATTGAAGTCATGCGCCGTCACGCCCTCAGGCAGTTGCAATTCAGATATCGCCATACCAAGACCTCCCATCACGGGTAATCAATGCAATTGAACTCATCGGCCCCCAGGAGCCTGCGGCATAGGGCTTGGGCGCTTCACCGCTGCGCTTCCAACCAGCGATAAGCTGATCACACCATTTCCACGCGTATTCGATTTCATCTTTACGCACAAACAGGTTCTGATTGCCGCGCATCACTTCCAGCAACAAGCGTTCGTAGGCATCAGGGATCCTGGCGCTACGCCAGGTGTCGGAAAAATTCAGCTGCAACGGGCCACTGCGCAGTTGCATGCCCTTGTCCAGCCCCTGCTCCTTGGTCATCACCCGCAGCGAAATACCTTCGTCCGGCTGTAGGCGAATGATCAGTTTGTTACCGATCTGCAAGCGTTGTTCCGGGGCGAAGATGTAGTGCG is a window of Pseudomonas sp. DG56-2 DNA encoding:
- the xseA gene encoding exodeoxyribonuclease VII large subunit; the encoded protein is MIKDPFERLGLDREVLTVSQLNGRARVLLEDVFRNVWVEGEISNLARPASGHIYFTLKDSGAQVRCALFRQNAVRVRQALRDGLAVKVRGKVSLFEGRGDYQLILDTVEPAGDGALRLAFDALKEKLGAEGLFSAENKVALPAHPQRIGIISSPTGAVIRDIISVFRRRAPQVELTLIPTAVQGREAINQIVRALQLADGRGFDALILARGGGSLEDLWCFNEEAVARAIAACVTPIVSAVGHETDVSISDFVADVRAPTPSAAAELLAPDSSDLQRRIDSLKRRLLLRIQSRLMHDRLRLDSLTRRLRHPGERLRQQAQRLDDLDMRLRRAFEQRLNQRRERLARLDTRLAAQHPGRTLALLKQRLDSLAERLPRAMRDTLKDRRQRLQAHAQTLQIVSPLATLGRGYSILLDERGQAIRSAAQTHNGQRLTARLGEGELQVRVEDNHLTPVTLSLLD
- a CDS encoding M23 family metallopeptidase, encoding MSRLITPLLMLCLMFASSAHASYITRQLNKPVPGGVAVINLGPAAQAPSARFDGKPVLVVKEQNNWLAIVGLPLTQKPGPAQLRQGSRTLSFTVGSKKYPEQRITLKNKRQVNPDPADLKRIDAELAEQLKAYRSFSPNLPSNLILDKPVIGPLSSKFGVRRFFNGEERNPHAGLDFAVPAGTPIKTPANGKVILIGNYFFNGNTVFVDHGQGFISMFCHMSKIDVKPGQMLSRGAVVGKVGSTGRATGPHMHWNVSLNDARVDPAIFIGAFQP
- the leuA gene encoding 2-isopropylmalate synthase; the encoded protein is MTMLKDPSKKYSAFPTVNLPDRTWPSKTITQAPIWCSSDLRDGNQSLIEPMDAVKKLRFWKTLVSVGVKEIEASFPSASQTDFDFVRTLIEDGHIPDDTTIQVLTQAREDLIARTFESLRGAKKAIVHLYNATSPSFRRIVFNQDKQGVKDIAVNAAKLFVKYAAQQPETQWTFQYSPETFSATELEFAKEVCDAVIEVWNPTPEHKIILNLPATVEVSTPNIYADQIEWFGRNVSRRDSVLISLHTHNDRGTGVAATELGLMAGADRVEGCLFGNGERTGNVDLVTLGLNLYTQGVDPELDFSDIDGVRKVVEECNQLPVHPRHPYVGDLVHTAFSGSHQDAIRKGFSQQKDDAKWEVPYLPIDPADIGRSYEAVIRVNSQSGKGGITYLLEQEYGISLPRRMQIEFSQVVQGETDRLGLEMTAQQIYSLLHREYLQANSPYALVSHRLQEENGNSNVEVEVSGEGETTLHWRGKGNGALEALVAGLPVAVEIMDYNEHAIGAGTNAKAAAYIELRVAGGRPVHGVGIDENITTASFKALFSALNRSLSQQEAKAA
- a CDS encoding methyl-accepting chemotaxis protein, giving the protein MSATVREVAHSTSDAASMSQQVNANAAQGRIEIESTIELIRQLSDQAEQTASTIDDLKRESDAISSVLDVIRGIADQTNLLALNAAIEAARAGDHGRGFAVVASEVRTLAQRTQESTGNIQQMISNLQAGSERASTSMLETLSKAQSGANNIERAGELLCEIADGVASINDRNIQIASAAEEQSAVSEDINRNVNEINDLVIQVSAGAQQTAVTSQELARLAEQQQDLVNRFKVA
- a CDS encoding bifunctional 4-hydroxy-2-oxoglutarate aldolase/2-dehydro-3-deoxy-phosphogluconate aldolase, coding for MTTHELKQPGISMTDKIARIDQICTQARILPVITIAREEDILPLADALAAGGIKTLEVTLRSEHGLKAIKVLSEQRPELCVGAGTVLDRNMFAAVQAAGAQFVVTPGITQDILQAGVESDIPLLPGISTPSEIMMGYTLGYRRFKLFPAEISGGVAAIKAFAGPFGDVRFCPTGGVNPENVKSYITLPNVMCVGGTWMLDSGWIKNRDWARVQACSAEALALLD
- the pgl gene encoding 6-phosphogluconolactonase, with translation MAISELQLPEGVTAHDFNSAAQLAEGLAKDVAGRLNTAIAANGQATLVVSGGRSPVAFFSALIQQPLDWSKVLVTLADERWVPVEHADSNAGLLKRHLLTGKAAKARFLNLYRAAANLEAAALDADKALAELPGIDVLVLGMGDDGHTASLFPNSPNLAEGLDPQSSRRCLPMLAPSVPHQRLSMTRALLASAEFTALSVQGSGKLATLRAALQGTDIAEMPIRAFLQDPLDIYWCP